In the Nitrospinota bacterium genome, GCGCCAAGGAGCTGCGCCGCGTGGCGGAAAAGACCATCACCCTCGGCAAGAACGGCACGGCCGGATCCCGCCGCAAGGCGCTCGGTTTTGTGCGCAGTGAAGACGTGGTGACCAAGGTTTTCGGGCCGCTGGCGGAACGCTACAAGGCCCGCAAGGGGGGCTACACCCGTATCTTCAAGGCGGGCTTTCGCAATGGCGATGGCGCGGCAATGGCCATCATCGAGCTGGTGGATCGCGATGCGGCCGCCGAGCCGAAGCGCCGCACCCGCCACGCTGAAAAGGAAGAAGCCGCAAAGGCATAAGTTTCTTCGGTTATCCAGCAGTCAAAGCCGGGTTGGGTTTTCCAATCCGGCTTTTTTTTGTGCCGGTTTGACGGTGATTGCGCGCGCCGTTACAATGAAGCCTGATTTGGCGGCGGAGAGTGACGCATGGCGCTGTTCGGTGATGGTTCTTTATCGATGAATGTGTTGGCGGGGGGGACGCTGCTCCAGCTTCTGCCGCTGTCATTCGCCACCGGTGCGGGGGCCTCGCTCGCCTCATGCACCATTTTGCGGCTGCCGGTGGCGTTTGGCTATTCGGCGGCTTCCGCCGGATCCCAAAAACGCGCATTGATCCACACACTGGCCTTTTCGCTGGGGCTCATCATCAGCTTTACCCTGCTGGGGATAGCATTCAGCAGCATAAGCGGGTTGGCGCGGAGTGCGGAGCAGGCCAGCCGCCCGATTTACTGGGTATGGGGAATTCTGCTGATTGGCGCGGGCGCCCTGTTCGCGGGATTGATTCCTTCCCGCGCTTCCTGGTTGCGGGATCGTTGCGGTGCCATTACCGCGCGGATAAACAACGTTCCATCGGCCTTTGTCTTCGGCATGGCTTTCGCCGTGCTGGAGCTTCCTTCGTGTCCCTGTTGCGGCGCGGCGCTGGTCGGCATCGCCGGCCTTTCGTTCCTTAACGGCGCGGTATTTCAGTCGGCGCTGCTTTTTGCCAGCTATGCGGCGGGGCAAAGCATGCCGCTCATCGTGGCGGGCTTATCCACCGGGATGCTCCGCCGCGAGCAGCTTAATATCAGGCGGGCGGAGGCGTATATGAATATTGTGGCGGGCAACCTGCTTATTGTGACGGGTCTTGCGTTTATGCTGCTCGCATGAGCGGGGAAGCAAGCGGCCATAACCACGCGCGCCGGGAAGGGCCCGGCTTTGTGGCGCGGCTTGCCATCACGTTGCTGCTTGTGCCGTTGCTGCTGGTATTGCTGAAACCGGCGCTGATGCGGTTTGTCCAGTCGCGCACCGCTTCGTATGCGGGGATCGGGCATTTTGATGATGCGGTGCGCGTATCAAAAAAATGGCTCATGTTTGACGGCGGCAATCCCGTGGCGTGGAGCGGTATTGCCGCCTATTACCGCTCCGCCGGCCAGGGGGAGGAAGCGCTGCGCGCCTATGAAAAGGCGCTGGAGCTTGACCCGGAGAATGCGAAGACGCGCTTTGAGGTGGGGATGTTCCACGCATACCGGAACGAATGGGCCGCCGCGATTCCGCACTTTGAGCGTACGCGCCAGCTTTCGCAAGAGGGGCCAAAGCTGA is a window encoding:
- a CDS encoding tetratricopeptide repeat protein — protein: MSGEASGHNHARREGPGFVARLAITLLLVPLLLVLLKPALMRFVQSRTASYAGIGHFDDAVRVSKKWLMFDGGNPVAWSGIAAYYRSAGQGEEALRAYEKALELDPENAKTRFEVGMFHAYRNEWAAAIPHFERTRQLSQEGPKLTNAARYRSALIMLERGYTQFADADKAAAARAELAARFPAVSR
- a CDS encoding sulfite exporter TauE/SafE family protein, with translation MALFGDGSLSMNVLAGGTLLQLLPLSFATGAGASLASCTILRLPVAFGYSAASAGSQKRALIHTLAFSLGLIISFTLLGIAFSSISGLARSAEQASRPIYWVWGILLIGAGALFAGLIPSRASWLRDRCGAITARINNVPSAFVFGMAFAVLELPSCPCCGAALVGIAGLSFLNGAVFQSALLFASYAAGQSMPLIVAGLSTGMLRREQLNIRRAEAYMNIVAGNLLIVTGLAFMLLA
- the rplQ gene encoding 50S ribosomal protein L17 → MRHLKDGRKFDMNTAQRVAMFRNMVTSFLQYEKITTTLQRAKELRRVAEKTITLGKNGTAGSRRKALGFVRSEDVVTKVFGPLAERYKARKGGYTRIFKAGFRNGDGAAMAIIELVDRDAAAEPKRRTRHAEKEEAAKA